From Leptospira ryugenii, a single genomic window includes:
- the ung gene encoding uracil-DNA glycosylase, protein MSEKEVQIESSWKEFLQEEFTKSYFMELREFIRSEYRAKVIFPPAKQIFAAFDLCPVKAVKVVILGQDPYHGKGQAHGLCFSVNDGIIFPPSLQNIFKEIESDLGKPIPKSGDLSRWARQGVLLLNASLTVVENQAGSHQNKGWEIFTDAVIQKLSSERQNLVFILWGSFAQKKEALIDTKQHLILKSPHPSPLSAHRGFFGNRHFSKTNEYLRTKGISDIDW, encoded by the coding sequence ATGAGTGAAAAAGAAGTTCAAATCGAATCCTCTTGGAAGGAATTTTTACAAGAAGAGTTTACAAAATCTTATTTTATGGAACTCCGAGAATTTATCCGATCAGAGTATAGAGCCAAAGTTATTTTTCCTCCCGCCAAACAAATATTTGCTGCATTTGATCTTTGCCCTGTCAAAGCTGTCAAAGTTGTAATTCTTGGCCAAGACCCTTATCATGGGAAAGGACAGGCACATGGTCTGTGTTTTTCCGTAAACGATGGAATTATTTTCCCTCCATCTCTCCAAAATATATTCAAAGAAATTGAGAGCGATCTGGGAAAACCCATACCAAAATCTGGTGATCTAAGTAGATGGGCAAGACAAGGTGTTCTGCTTTTGAATGCTAGTTTAACTGTTGTGGAGAACCAGGCAGGTTCCCACCAAAACAAAGGATGGGAAATTTTTACAGATGCTGTTATCCAAAAGCTCTCAAGTGAAAGGCAAAATCTTGTCTTTATTCTTTGGGGAAGCTTTGCACAAAAAAAAGAAGCACTCATTGATACAAAACAACATTTGATTCTGAAGTCCCCCCACCCCTCTCCTCTCTCGGCGCATAGAGGATTTTTTGGGAATCGAC